Below is a window of Moorella thermoacetica DNA.
GAAGGTCGCTCCCCGGACGGCGGGGCTTATCCTGGCCCGCCTCTATCCTACCCTGATCTTAGAGTGCCTGGAACGGCTGTAAACCCTACGGAGGTGCTTTTAAAATGTTACAGGGTAAAAAAGTAGGGTTTGCCGTCACCGGTTCTCACTGTACCCTGGCTGCGGTGATGCCCGAACTGGCCAGGGTGATCGCCGAAGGGGCAGAGGTTGTACCCATCATCTCCCCGGCTGTTAGGGATAGTGATACTCGTTATGGCACCAGCAGTTACTGGCGGGCCGAAGTGGAACGGATTACTGGCCATAAGGCCATTGATACTATTGTTGCGGCCGAACCCATTGGCCCCCAAAAACTCTTTGATATTCTCGTTATAGCTCCATGTACCGGTAACACCCTGGCCAAACTGGCTAACGGGATTACCGATACCCCGGTTTTAATGGCCGCCAAGGCTCAGTTACGCAACCTGCGACCGGTAGTGCTGGCCATTGCCAGTAACGATGGCCTGGGGGCCAATGCTGTCAACCTGGGCCGGATTATGAACACTAAAAATATCTACCTGGTTCCCTTTGGTCAGGATGATCCAGAAAAGAAACCCAACTCCTTGGTAGCCAGGATGGATTTGCTTGTTGCTACCATCGTGGCAGCCCTGGAGGGCAGGCAGATTCAGCCTGTTTTAATGGGGTCTCCGGAAAAGGGGCAGGTGACAGGAGGATAGATCAAACAGCGATGGCGAATTTGAATGTTGCCGTAGTAGGTACCGGAGCTGTAGGCCAGACCATGCTTAAAGTTCTGGAGGAAAGGAATTTTCCCGTCGGCAGGTTAAAGGTCCTGGCGACCAGTCGCTCCGCAGGAAAGAAAGTCACCTTCAAGGGCGAGGAGTACCGCGTTGAGGAAACCACTCCGGAATCCTTCGCCGGGGTTAACGTAGCCCTCTTTGCCGGGGGTGAAGCCAGTAAAATCTTTGGCCGGGCGGCGGTGGCCGCCGGAGCAGTGGTAATTGATAATAGCAATAACTTCCGTATGGATCCGGAGGTACCCTTGGTGGTACCGGAGGTTAATCCCCAGGATGTACGCTGGCATAAAGGGCTGATTGCCAACCCCAACTGCTCCACCATTCAGATGGTGGTTGCCCTGAAGCCCCTGTATGACGCCGCCGGCATCAAGCGGGTAGTAGTCTCGACCTACCAGGCTGTTTCTGGCGCCGGCCAGGAAGCCATCGATGAGCTGCGGAAACAGAGCCAGCAGGTCTTGGAGGGCAGGGAAGTGAGCGGCAGGGTCTTCCCCTGGCAGATTGCCTTCAACTGCCTGCCCCATATCGATATCTTCCTGGAGAACGGTTATAGCAAGGAAGAAATGAAGATGGTCAACGAGACCAAGAAAATTATGGGAGATAATGATATCCGGGTGACGGCCACCACGGTACGGGTTCCGGTCTTTAACGGCCATTCGGAAGCAATTAATGTAGAGACAAGGGAAAAGCTGACGGCCTCCCAGGCCAGGGAACTCTTGAGCCGGGCCCCCGGGGTGGTGGTAGTCGACGATCTTGATAATAAGGCCTATCCCCTGGCCATCCAGGCCGACGGCCGGGACGAGGTATTCGTCGGGCGTATCCGGGAGGATTTCTCCATTGCCAACGGCCTGAACCTGTGGGTGGTTGCCGATAACCTGCGCAAGGGTGCAGCGACCAATGCCGTGCAGATTGCCGAATTACTGCTGCAGGAAGGCCTTCTTTAGGAAAAAAGTAAAAGTTTTAACCCCGGCGCACCCGGCTCCAGGCCTGGCAGGGTATTAATAAACAAGTAAAGAGGGGTGGCCGGCGTGAAGGTCCTGGTCCAAAAGTTCGGTGGTACGTCGGTAGCCAGTCCCGAGCAACGACTGGTGGTAACCGGGCATATCGAAAGGGCCTGCCGGGTGGGTTACCAGGTGGTAGTAGTCGTTTCGGCTATGAGGCGCCGGGGCGCGCCCTATGCTACCGATACCCTCCTTGAACTGCTGGGGGATAACGAGGTTGAGCCCCGGGAGCGGGATCTCCTCCTGGCTTGTGGCGAGGTTATTTCCGGGGTGGTCCTGACCGGGCTCCTTAAAAGTAAGGATCTGCCGGCAGTTTTCCTGACGGGAGGCCAGGCCGGCATCATTACCGACGCCCAGTTTGGGGATGCCCGTATTCTTAGGGTTGAACCGCGCCGGATTCAATCCTACCTTGACCAGGGCCGGGTAGTGGTGGTAGCCGGTTTCCAGGGAGTCACTGAATCCGGGGAAGTAACCACTCTAGGCCGTGGTGGCAGCGACACCACGGCGGTGGCCCTGGGAGTGGCCTTGGGTGCGGAAGCAGTTGAAATTTTTACCGATGTGGATGGGGTTAAAACTGCCGACCCACATATTGTCAGCGATGCCAGGACCCTGAGCACCATCACCTACAATGAGGTTTGTCAGATGGCCTATGAAGGGGCGAAGGTCATCCACCCCCGAGCCGTAGAAATAGCCCGGCAGAAGAATATTCCCTTACGGATCAAGTCAACCTTTAATGACGGCCCTGGTACCCTGGTGGTAGCCTGGCAACCGGGGGTCACCGGCGTCCATATCAGCCGGGACCGGGTCATTACCGGCATTACCCACATGGACGGTCTGACCCAGTTGCGGGTTTCCCTCCCCTCAGGGGAGGGAGCCGGGGAGGTTTTCCCGCTGCTGGCTCAAAATAATATCAGCGTGGACTTTATCAATATCTTTCCCGGGGAACTGGTCTTTACCGTTAAAAGCGAGGTTGCCCGGCAGGCCCGGGAACTGATTGAAGGGCTGGGCCTGAAGGTGACTGCCCGCCCCAGTTGCGCCAAGGTGGCCACGGTAGGGGCCGGTATGCGCGGCGTACCCGGGGTCATGGCTACCATTGTTACGGCCCTGGAGCGGGAGGGCATTAAAATTCTCCAGTCAGCAGATTCCTATACTTCTATCTGGTGCCTGGTGGACAGGAAGGATATGGAACGGGCCGTACAAACCCTTCATCGGGAGTTTAAACTTAACGACGGTAAAACAGGCGAGGTGAAAGTTTATGCAGTGGGGTAGGATCCTCACAGCAATGGTGACTCCCTTTACAGCGGACGGGAAATTAGATTTAGACGGTGCCCGCAGGCTGGCCGCCTACCTGGTAGACCACGGCAGCGACGGGTTGGTGGTTGCCGGTACTACCGGGGAATCGCCGACCCTGACCCACGAGGAAAAAATAGCCCTTTTCCGGGAGGTTAAAAAAGCAGTAGGCGACCGGGCGGCAGTCATCGCCGGTACAGGTACTAATTCCACCGCCGCCAGTATTGAACTCTCCCGGGAAGCCGAGGCCCTGGGGGTAGACGGCTTGATGCTCGTAGTACCCTATTACAACCGGCCATCCCAGGAGGGCCTTTACCAGCATTTTAAAGCTATAGCAGCGGCCACCACCCTGCCTATTATCCTATATAATATTCCTTCCCGTACCGGGCGCAATATGGATGCGGCTACAACCCTACGTCTGGCTGAGATCAAGAATATCAAGGCCGTAAAAGAGGCCAGCGGCGATCTGGACCAGGCAACGGCTATCCTGCGGCAGGCGCCGGCCGATTTTCTGGTATATAGCGGCGACGACTCCCTGACCCTGCCCCTGATGGCTGTGGGTGGTTACGGCATAATCAGTGTCGTCGCCCACGTGGCCGGCGAAAAGATGCAGGCCATGGTCAGGGCCTTTACTGCCGGGGATGTCCAGGGGGCGGCAGCTCTTCACCGGGAACTCTTTCCCCTCTTTAAAGCCCTCTTTATAACCAGTAACCCGGTGCCGGTAAAGGAAGCCTTGCAGATGTTGGGACTGCCGGCCGGCCCGGTGCGTTTGCCCCTGGTGGGGGCCACCCGGGAGGAGAAGGAGAAAATCGCTGCTGCATTGAAGGAAACAGGCCTGTTATAGTCCCCGAAAAGGTTGCAAGCCGGGACCAGATAGGGTATAATAAAAATAGCTGGTTTAGAACGTAAATAGTACCGGGTCGGCGAACTGCAGGCCCGGTATTTAATTGGCGCCTCAGGTTTGCTTCTTTGAAAACTGAAGATGGAGGTGGATTAATGGCCGAAAATGAGCGTAAGGTTTCCTTGATCCCCCTAGGTGGCCTCGGGGAAATCGGCAAGAACATGATGGCGATCAGGTACGGAAACAGCATACTGGTCATCGATTGTGGCTTGACCTTTCCCGAGGATGAATTGCTGGGTGTCGATGTGGTCATCCCGGATTACACCTACCTGCTAGAAAACCGGCAAATGGTAAAGGGGATTATAGTCACCCACGGCCATGAAGATCATATCGGGGCCCTGCCCTATGTTTTAAAGGATCTAAATGTACCGGTTTATGGAACCAAACTAACCCTGGCCCTGATTCAGGCTAAACTGAAGGAACAGGGTAACTTTAACGGTGTCCGGCTGCAGCAGGTGAAGCCCAGGGATACTTTAAAAATCGGCCCTTTCAGGGTTGAGTTTATTCACGTCAGCCATTCCATTGCCGATACTGTCGCCCTGGCTATTCATACGCCGGTGGGCACCATCGTCCACACCAGCGATTTTAAAATCGATTATACACCAATCGACGGGGAAGTCTTTGATTTCTATAAGTTTGCCGAGCTGGGTGAAAAGGGCGTCCTGGTGCTAATGTCGGACAGCACCAATGTTGAACGCCCGGGCTTTACCATGTCCGAACGCGTAGTCGGTGGGACCTTTGATGAGGTGTTTCGCCGGGCACGGGAACGGATAATTATCGCCAGCTTCGCATCCAATATCCACCGGGTCCAGCAGATAATATCTACGGCTTACAAGTACAATCGCAAAGTAGCTGTGGTAGGCCGCAGCATGGTAAACGTGGTCAATATTGCCCAGGAGATTGGGTACCTGAATATCCCGGAAGGTACTCTGGTGGAGCTGAGCGAACTGGCGCACTTGCCTAAAAACCAGACGGTAATCATATCCACCGGCAGCCAGGGGGAGCCAATGTCGGCCCTGACCCGGATTGCCCGGAATGATCACCGCCAGATTGAAATTGTTCCAGGGGATACGGTGATTATTTCCGCCTTGCCCATCCCGGGCAATGAAAAACTGGTGGCGCGAACGGTAGACCAGCTGTTTAAACAGGGTGCCGATGTCTATCATGAAGCCGTTGAAGGGGTTCACGTTTCCGGTCACGCCAGTCAGGAGGAATTGAAACTGGTTCTCAGCCTGGTCAAGCCCAAGTTTTTCGTCCCCGTTCACGGCGAGTACCGCATGTTGATTAAACACGCCCGCCTGGCCGAAGAGCTGGGAATACCCCCGGAAAACATTTTTGTGGCTGAGAACGGCCAGGTAATGGAGTTTACCAGGGAGGAAGGTAACTTTAATGGCCGCGTCACCGCCGGTCGTCTCCTGATTGACGGCCTGGGAGTGGGTGATGTGGGCAATATCGTCCTGCGGGATCGCAAACAACTGGCCCAGGACGGCCTGCTCATTGTGGTCCTTACCCTGAGTAAAGAAACCGGAAGTGTAGTCGCCGGGCCGGATATTATCTCGCGGGGATTTGTCTACGTACGCGAGAGTGAGGAACTGCTGGATGAGGCCAAAGAAAGGGTCCGCCAGGCCCTTGATAAGTGTAGTGAACGCAAGGTAAATGACTGGTCAACCATTAAAGGCAATATTCGCGATAACCTGAGTAAATTCCTCTACGAGAAAACCAGGCGGCGCCCCATGATCCTGCCTATTATTATGGAGGTGTAGCTACTAAAGAACCGGTGCCACGGGCACCGGTTCTTTGCTGCCAGCTTGGGAGTACGGAACTTGAGGCTTTATAATCCTGCAGGCTTTATATTATTGAGACTGCGGGGGTCGATTATGCTTTTCGGGGCAAAGCTGATAATGCACCCCGGCTGGTAGGGGCTATATAAATAGTCGGCCGGGTCAGTACTCAAAAGGCGGGTTATCCGGGCCTGGTTGAAGCCCAGGGGTTCGATTTCCAGGGTTAAGCGACCCACTCTGAACTCCTGCCGCTGGGGGCAGAAGTCATCCATACCCTCCCAGATAAGCTCCGGGGGCAAGGGGCTGTAGACATACACTAGTGTCGCCTCCCCGGACCGGGAGAGCCTGCCGCGATGAGTTCCTTCACTTTCCGGACGGCAGACGCCAGGCCACCGACTTCATCGATTAACCCTACTCTAACGGCATCCTGGCCGACCAGGATGGTACCGATATCCCGGGCCAATTCCCCAGTCTGGAACATCAGCCGCCGCAGCTCCTGCTCCGATATGTTGGCGTGCTCGACTATAAAACGGATGACCCGGTCCTGCATCTTGTCCAGGTATTCATAAGTCTGGGGCACACCGATGACCAGGCCGGTAAGGCGGATAGGGTGGATGGTCATGGTTGCCGTCTCGGCAATGAAGGAATAATTTGCCGCAACGGAAATGGGCACGCCGATACTATGCCCGCCACCCAGGACCAGGGAAACCACCGGCTTGGACATGCTGACCAGCATTTCGGCAATTGCCAGGCCTGCTTCGACATCACCGCCGACGGTATTTAAGACCACCAGAAGGCCCTTGATGCTGGGATCCTGTTCTACGGCTACCAGCTGGGGAATAATATGTTCATATTTGGTAGTCTTGTTCTGGGGTGGCATTACCAGGTGCCCCTCGATCTGGCCGACTATCTGCAGGCAGTGGATTTCACTTTTAAAGTCAGGAATATTGGCCTGCCCTAGCTCTCTGATGTTTTCTACCTCGGGATTGGCGGGACGGTGCCCAATATTACCCCGGGCTGGTTCCCTCTGGGGCTGGGGTGGGGGCGTTGCCGGCTGGTTGGGTACCGGATTGGGATTAATATCGGGACCAGGCATTTTAGCTTTCCTCCTTCTTGGTAAACCCTCATTCATTAGATTGGCTTAGATTAGTATAAGGATTAAAAGGGGTTAACATACATTGATACTTTTTAAAGGCGGTGCAAGGAATCTGGCCGCCCAGCGTAGAATAGTAGCAACCGGGGTGATGGAAAATGCCTCCTGCCAGGATCATGAGTGAGAAGATAAAAAACGAGATCATGGGTGTAGCCCTGGTGGCGCTATCCTTTCTCTGCCTGGCGGGCCTCTATGTACTTGATCTTGGATATGTGAGTTCAGCGGCCAGTATCGGTGCTATTGGCCAGCTGCTGGTCCAGTTTTTAAGGGCCATGACTGGGGAGGGTAAATACTTATTTCCCCTTCTGATGGCTGGCTGGGGAATAAGGCTCATTATTGGCGGCAGGGTTAAGGATTCCCGGCCCAGGCTGGCCGGAGGGATATTACTTTTTATAACCCTTTTAAGCGCCCTGCATCAGCCTTTAGTGAACGGTAACAGCTATAAGGAAGTCTTGGCGAGCGGCCTGGCCGGCGAGGGTGGCGGTTTCATCGGTGCTGTGGTAGGTTTGATGCTGAAGTCTATTTTTGGTCGCCTGGGTACCTGGATTGTTTTGGCTGCTTTGACGATAATTTCTTTTCTCCTGGCTACGGGGATTTCCTTGAGCCGTATACTACGCCGCATCGGGGAGGGGTTAGGAAGAGTAGTCCCTGCTATTAAGGCCTGGCTCCTGGCTTTCCTTTTTACCGAAGTTGACGAAGAGGAACCGGTTGCGAAAAAGGAAAAGGGAAAAAGAAGGAAAAACAGGAAAGGATCCCAGCCGGAAGAACAGGAGGCAGTACCGGTAGTCATCAATCCTCCACCCGAACCCCAGCCGGTAATTACGCCGGCTATTAGCAAAGAGGAACCAGTTCCGGTCAAGGTATATCCTGAGAGTACCCTCCCTCCTGTTGCCGAGGAAGACAAAAAAAACCGGCGGCGACCCAAGGTTAACCTCCAGGCGGACAACGCCGCTGTCCCTGAGGAAGGAGGTGCTTCGGAACCGGCCGGGACATATGTCCTGCCACCATTAAGCCTTTTAAGTCGTCCAGTAAGGGTTAAAAATCCCCGCCTGGAAAAGGATATTACCGACAGGATTAAGATCCTGGAGGATACCTTTGACAGTTTTGGAGTCAAGGTGAAGGTAACCCAGGTTAGCTGTGGCCCGGCTGTTACCCGTTACGAGGTCCACCCGGCGCCGGGGGTAAAAGTGAGCCGGATCGTCAGCCTGGCCGACGATATAGCTTTGAGCCTGGCAGCTGCCCAGGTGCGCATCGAGGCTCCCATTCCCGGCAAGTCGGCCGTGGGCATTGAAGTACCCAATAAGGAGATCGCCGTCGTTCACCTGCGGGAAGTGCTGGAAGACCCGACCTTTACCGAAGCCAGCAGCCGTTTGACGGTAGCCCTTGGTAAGGATATTGCCGGCAATCCGGTCATTGCCGACCTGGCCAAGATGCCCCACCTGCTCATTGCCGGGGCTACCGGTTCCGGTAAGAGCGTGTGCTTAAACGCCCTTATCTGCAGCCTGCTCTTTAAAGCCACTCCCCAGGAATTGAAGCTTTTAATGATTGATCCCAAGATGGTGGAGCTAACCCAGTATAACGGTATCCCCCACCTGCTGGCCCCGGTGGTCAGCCAGCCCAAAAAGGCTGCGACCGCCCTCCACTGGATGGTCAATGAGATGGAGAAACGTTACCAGCTTTTTGCTGAAACAGGAGTCAAGGATATTACCAGATACAACCGTCTCCAGCAAAAGGAGAATAACGGCCAGGAAGCCCTCCCCCTGGTGGTCGTTTTGATTGATGAACTGGCCGACTTGATGATGGTTGCTCCAGCAGATGTAGAAGACGCCATTTGCCGCCTGGCCCAGATGGCCAGGGCGGCTGGTATCCATCTGGTTGTCGCCACCCAGCGACCCTCGGTAGACGTTATTACCGGTTTAATCAAGGCCAATATCTCATCGCGGATTGCCTTTGCGGTTTCCTCCCAGGTTGATTCCCGGACTATCCTGGATATGGCCGGGGCTGAACGGCTCATGGGAAGGGGCGATATGCTTTTCCTTCCTATCGGAGCCAGTAAACCCATTCGCGTCCAGGGGGTTTATGTCTCCGACCGGGAGGTTGAGGACCTGGTTACCTATGTGAAGCAACAGGGCCGGCCGGAATACAATCCTAATTTTTTAAAGGGTGAAGAGGTCGGGGAAGAAAATAACGAAGCCACGGACGAGCTTTTCCCGGCTGCCGTCAGGGTGGTCCTGGAAACGGGCCAGGCTTCGATCTCCATGCTCCAGCGGCGCCTGCGGGTAGGCTATACCAGGGCGGCACGGCTGATGGATATGATGGAAGCCAGGGGATTTGTAGGCGGTCATGAAGGAACCAAACCCCGGGCCATCCTCACCAATTGGGACGAATACCAGGAACTATTTGGCGCAAATGATGAAACCTAAGGGCAGGAATCTTCCTGATTGGTGTCGAAGACTTAGAGTACCAGGAGGTGAGGCTATGGGACAGGTAGGCGAGATCCTTCGCTCTACACGCCAGGAAAAGGGAATATCCCTGCGAGAAGCTGAAGAAGCCACCAAAATCCGCCTGAAATACCTTGAGGCCCTTGAAAATGGAACCTATGATGAAATTCCCGGGCGGGTGTACGCCCTGGGCTTTTTACGTAATTATGCCCGCTTCCTGGGGCTGGACCCTGCAGAATTAACCGCCCTGTTTAAGGAAGAATACCCCCCTAAAGAGGAATCTTACCAGGTAGAGGAACCACCCGGTATAACCACACCCCGGTTAACCACCAGGGGATGGGGCCGCTGGTTACTTATCCTGGGAGTTATCCTGGTCCTCTGGGGCGTGAATCGTTTATATAATTATTATCGCCCTTCGCCGGAGCAGTCACCGGCACCGCCGCCGGTTACCGAACCGGCACCAGCAACGCCCGCACCTGTAACCCCAGTGCAGCCAGCTTCACCACCGTCCCAGGTCCAGGGAGTGGAAGTTAAGATCCGGGCTACCGGGAATTGTTGGGTAGGAGCAGTCGTCGACGGTAAGGCCGATTTCTCCGGGACTCTCAAGCCCGGGGATGAAAAGGTCTTCCAGGGAAAGGATAAAGTAAGTGTAACCCTGGGGAGCGCCGGCGCCGTCGAGGTAACCCTCAACGGCCAGGTTCAGCCACCACTTGGTAAAGCAGGGAGTGTTGTTACCTTTGAGGCTGATAAGGGCGCAAACCAGTTGCGCATAATTAAAAAGCAATGATTAGAGTTGCTGTTATAACCCTCGGTTGTCCTAAAAACCAGGTAGAAAGCGAATATATGCTGGGGATCCTGGAAAAGAACCACCTGGAAGTGGTAAGCGATCCCCGGCAGGCGGAAGTAGTAATCATTAACACCTGCAGCTTTATTACCGCGGCACGGGAAGAGGCTTTAGATACGATCCTGGAGCTGGCCCGGGCTGCCAATCACCCGCGGTTAATTGTTGCCGGTTGCCTGGCCCAGCAATACGCCTCCGAGTTGTGGCAGGAATTGCCGGAGGCGGCAGCCTTTATCGGACCCGGGGCCACAGGCCGCTTGCCGGAAATTATTAACCGGGTATTAAAGGGTGAGAGGGTGCTGGATGTACCCGGCCCGGAAATGATTACCGGGGAATTGCCACGCCTTATCGAAGATGGGAAGCCCTTTGCCTATTTAAAGATTGCCGAGGGTTGCAATAACCGTTGTACTTACTGTACTATCCCTTCCATCAAGGGGCCCTATCGCAGCCGGCCCCTGGAGAAAGTGGTAGCCGAGGCCGTTTCTCTGGCGGCCAGGGGCATAAAAGAGCTGGTCCTGGTAGCCCAGGATACCACGGCGTACGGCCTGGATTGTTACGGAGAGTACCGCCTGCCGGAACTCCTGCGCCGCCTGGCCAGGATTGAGGGGATAGAGTGGGTGCGTCTACTCTACGCCTACCCGACCAGGATCACCCCGGAATTGATCGAGGTAATGGCTACTGAGCCCGGGGTGGTACCTTACCTGGATCTACCCCTGCAGCATGCCAGTGAAGGCGTCTTGAGACGAATGGGCCGTCCCGGGACGGGAGCGGCGGGCCTGAGAGCTATAGAAAGCCTGCGGCGGGCCATACCGGAGATAACCATACGCTCTACCTTTATCGTGGGCTTTCCCGGAGAGGAAGAGGAGGATTTTCAAATCCTTCTTGACTTCCTTACTGACGCCCGGTTGGACTGGGTGGGGGCTTTTAAATTCTCTCCCGAGGAAGGTACAATAGCGGCGAGCCTTCCAGGTCAGGTACCAGAAGAGGTGAAGGAAGAACGTTACCAGAGGTTAATGCTCCACCAGCAATCCATCACCAGGGCCTGCAATGAAGGCTGGCTGGGCCGGGAGGTCCAGGTTTTGAAGGAAGGGCCGGAGGTAGGGCGCAGTATGCGCCAGGCCCCGGAAGTAGACGGTGTGGTATATGTTAAGGGAGATCCCTCACCAGCCGGTAGCATGGTTACAGTGAAGCTGACCCAGCTTTATAATATCTATGACTTTCTGGGGGAGATTAAGTTATGACCCTTGCCAACCGGGTGACCATGTTGCGCCTGATGCTGGTGCCATTATTTGTATTTTTTATCCTTCGCCCCTGGGGGCCCGGGTATTATCTGGCCGCCGGGTTGTTTCTCCTGGCGGCGGCTACCGATGGCCTGGACGGTTACCTGGCCCGCAGGCGCGCTGAGGTAAGCGGGCTGGGCAAGTTGCTGGATCCCCTGGTAGATAAACTCCTGGTCACTACGGCTTTAGTTTTACTGGTACAGATGCACCTGGTCCCCGGGTGGGCTGTAGTGCTCATTATAGGCCGGGAATTCTTAATCAGTGGCCTGCGTCAGGTAGCTGCCGGCGAAGGGTTAATCCTGGCCGCCAGCTACTGGGGTAAAATCAAGACTTTTGCCCAGGTGATAGCTGTGGTCGCCCTCCTGGTAGGTATACCCTGGGCATTACTAATCCTCTATGGCGCCCTGGCCCTGACCCTGATCTCGGGGTTCCATTACTTTTTCTTAAATCGGGAACTCCTTTATCGGCTGGGATAAAGGAATGGTGGCAGGACTGCCAGGTAATTCATAAGGTCTAAAACCAAATAATTTGCTATAATTGAAGGTGTTACCTTGGAGAGGAGTGTTAAAGATTGCACTTCAAAGGGTGGCGCCTTCATTTTGTTTTGCTTGCAGCCCTTTTGAGTTTAAGCCTCTTGACGGGGGGGCAATGGGCCTACCAGCACTTCGGCCAGGAAAAGCCCCTGGCCAGGGCCCTGGAAGCGGTGCCCGGGGTCCAGGGAGTCCAGATAACCTCCGGGACAAGTGGCCTGGAGGTCGGTGTAACCCTCGGCCAGGTGGCTGACCTACAACAAACTTACAAGCAGCTGGAAAAGGTAATCCAGGGGATATATGGCCAGCAACCGGTCAAAGTTGTCATCAAGGATAATCCCTCGCCTGTTTTGGACAGGCTCTGGCAGGCCAGCCAGTATTCTGTTTACGAGGCTTCCGTCCGTGGCAATTTTACCACCATGGCCACCAGTATTGCGCAACTGGCCAGCAAAGCCGGTGTCCCCGACTATGCTATCAATATTGATGAAAGGAACATTTATCTCCAGTTCAGGCAGGGACAGAATTACCTTTACCGGATAATACCCAGGCAGAATAATAGCCAGCAGGGAGGAGGAGTGTAGTGCTTAAGGAGACTAGTGCCGGTACCGTTATTGGAGTACTGGTATTTCTGACCCTTAAAGGCTTTGATATCACCCCTCTTCTTCTCCTGGCCGGGGTAGGATTCCTCGCTTATTGGTTGATTGAAAAAAAGGGTATGCTTTCTTCAACCTTTGGTGGTAAATCCTACATCCCGGCAGTCCCTATCTCCTTTGCCGACATTGGCGGCCAGGAAACAGCCATCCGGGAACTGAAAGAAGCCCTGGAGTTTTTATTGCGGAGCAAGCAGGTAAGGGCGATGGGTATCCGCCCCTTGAAGGGCATCCTTTTAAGCGGGCCGCCGGGAACCGGTAAGACCCTGATGGCCAGGGCGGCAGCTACCTACACCGATGCCGTCTTCCTGGCTGCCAGCGGTAGTGAGTTCATCGAGATGTATGCCGGGGTTGGTGCCCAGCGGGTGCGGGAACTTTTTAACCGGGCCCGGGAACTGGCCCGGCGCCAGCAAAAAAAACGGGCCATTATCTTTATTGACGAATTGGAAGTCCTGGGGGGTAAACGGGGAAGCCATACCTCCCACCTGGAATACGACCAGACCCTTAATCAGCTCCTGGTCGAGATGGACGGTTTAAAAGAAGACCAGGATGTCCAGATTCTAGTTATTGGAGCCACCAACCGGGCCGATCTCCTTGACCC
It encodes the following:
- a CDS encoding dipicolinate synthase subunit B, which codes for MLQGKKVGFAVTGSHCTLAAVMPELARVIAEGAEVVPIISPAVRDSDTRYGTSSYWRAEVERITGHKAIDTIVAAEPIGPQKLFDILVIAPCTGNTLAKLANGITDTPVLMAAKAQLRNLRPVVLAIASNDGLGANAVNLGRIMNTKNIYLVPFGQDDPEKKPNSLVARMDLLVATIVAALEGRQIQPVLMGSPEKGQVTGG
- a CDS encoding aspartate-semialdehyde dehydrogenase codes for the protein MANLNVAVVGTGAVGQTMLKVLEERNFPVGRLKVLATSRSAGKKVTFKGEEYRVEETTPESFAGVNVALFAGGEASKIFGRAAVAAGAVVIDNSNNFRMDPEVPLVVPEVNPQDVRWHKGLIANPNCSTIQMVVALKPLYDAAGIKRVVVSTYQAVSGAGQEAIDELRKQSQQVLEGREVSGRVFPWQIAFNCLPHIDIFLENGYSKEEMKMVNETKKIMGDNDIRVTATTVRVPVFNGHSEAINVETREKLTASQARELLSRAPGVVVVDDLDNKAYPLAIQADGRDEVFVGRIREDFSIANGLNLWVVADNLRKGAATNAVQIAELLLQEGLL
- the dapG gene encoding aspartate kinase, with the protein product MKVLVQKFGGTSVASPEQRLVVTGHIERACRVGYQVVVVVSAMRRRGAPYATDTLLELLGDNEVEPRERDLLLACGEVISGVVLTGLLKSKDLPAVFLTGGQAGIITDAQFGDARILRVEPRRIQSYLDQGRVVVVAGFQGVTESGEVTTLGRGGSDTTAVALGVALGAEAVEIFTDVDGVKTADPHIVSDARTLSTITYNEVCQMAYEGAKVIHPRAVEIARQKNIPLRIKSTFNDGPGTLVVAWQPGVTGVHISRDRVITGITHMDGLTQLRVSLPSGEGAGEVFPLLAQNNISVDFINIFPGELVFTVKSEVARQARELIEGLGLKVTARPSCAKVATVGAGMRGVPGVMATIVTALEREGIKILQSADSYTSIWCLVDRKDMERAVQTLHREFKLNDGKTGEVKVYAVG
- the dapA gene encoding 4-hydroxy-tetrahydrodipicolinate synthase; translation: MQWGRILTAMVTPFTADGKLDLDGARRLAAYLVDHGSDGLVVAGTTGESPTLTHEEKIALFREVKKAVGDRAAVIAGTGTNSTAASIELSREAEALGVDGLMLVVPYYNRPSQEGLYQHFKAIAAATTLPIILYNIPSRTGRNMDAATTLRLAEIKNIKAVKEASGDLDQATAILRQAPADFLVYSGDDSLTLPLMAVGGYGIISVVAHVAGEKMQAMVRAFTAGDVQGAAALHRELFPLFKALFITSNPVPVKEALQMLGLPAGPVRLPLVGATREEKEKIAAALKETGLL
- a CDS encoding ribonuclease J, with the protein product MAENERKVSLIPLGGLGEIGKNMMAIRYGNSILVIDCGLTFPEDELLGVDVVIPDYTYLLENRQMVKGIIVTHGHEDHIGALPYVLKDLNVPVYGTKLTLALIQAKLKEQGNFNGVRLQQVKPRDTLKIGPFRVEFIHVSHSIADTVALAIHTPVGTIVHTSDFKIDYTPIDGEVFDFYKFAELGEKGVLVLMSDSTNVERPGFTMSERVVGGTFDEVFRRARERIIIASFASNIHRVQQIISTAYKYNRKVAVVGRSMVNVVNIAQEIGYLNIPEGTLVELSELAHLPKNQTVIISTGSQGEPMSALTRIARNDHRQIEIVPGDTVIISALPIPGNEKLVARTVDQLFKQGADVYHEAVEGVHVSGHASQEELKLVLSLVKPKFFVPVHGEYRMLIKHARLAEELGIPPENIFVAENGQVMEFTREEGNFNGRVTAGRLLIDGLGVGDVGNIVLRDRKQLAQDGLLIVVLTLSKETGSVVAGPDIISRGFVYVRESEELLDEAKERVRQALDKCSERKVNDWSTIKGNIRDNLSKFLYEKTRRRPMILPIIMEV
- a CDS encoding YlzJ-like family protein; amino-acid sequence: MYVYSPLPPELIWEGMDDFCPQRQEFRVGRLTLEIEPLGFNQARITRLLSTDPADYLYSPYQPGCIISFAPKSIIDPRSLNNIKPAGL
- a CDS encoding ClpP family protease, with amino-acid sequence MPGPDINPNPVPNQPATPPPQPQREPARGNIGHRPANPEVENIRELGQANIPDFKSEIHCLQIVGQIEGHLVMPPQNKTTKYEHIIPQLVAVEQDPSIKGLLVVLNTVGGDVEAGLAIAEMLVSMSKPVVSLVLGGGHSIGVPISVAANYSFIAETATMTIHPIRLTGLVIGVPQTYEYLDKMQDRVIRFIVEHANISEQELRRLMFQTGELARDIGTILVGQDAVRVGLIDEVGGLASAVRKVKELIAAGSPGPGRRH